The Gloeocapsopsis sp. IPPAS B-1203 region CGGACTACGTTACCACCTTCGTTAAGATAGGTAGCTGACCAAGCATTACCTTGGCTATCTAAAAAGTGAGGTCCCATACCACGTACTGCAAACAATGTGCTTTTATAAGCTTCTGTCTGATCTACGTTTTTAGTATGCCCTTCAATTAGTTTGCCCACCATTTCTAAGTGACCAAACTCTTCAATCGCAATATCCTGAAGCATATCTTTGATGCCAGGATGCTCGACGTGGAATGACTGTACCCAGTATTGTAAAGCGGCAGAAAGCTCACCTGTCGCTCCTCCAAACTGCTCTAAAAGCAATTGTGCAAAACGGGGGTTTGCCTCATTGATATCTACTACGTGAATTGGTTCTTTCTTGTGAAAAAACACGGCGTTCCTCTCTTTTACGGCAGTGATTTAGATTTAATTAGACAACTTATGGTAGAATAGCTGCAATCAACTTACTGAAATAAAACTTCAATAAGTCTGTAATCTTTTTACAATGTTAGTCTTAATAACTAACTCATACTTACTCCGCAAGAAAGATTTTACTACTTTAATATTTCTATCCAAGTAAGCATTATGCAGTGCTTTTCTAGCTTTTTACAGTTAAGCTAAAAAATAAATATAGTGTATATCCCACAACATATCTAAAGTTAATTATTATACATTAAATAACCGTAGTAATTTGAGACTAATTGCAATGCGGTGAGGAAACAAAAATAATCAAAGAAGGTCAATCCAAAATATCAAAAAATTTCAGTTGTAAGGAATAAAGACTTGTGCTGTTCTTCAAACGCCGTCAGCGGTTAGCAATTCTATTATTTAGCATTTGCCTTTGCGGGGTTTTATTACTTAATAGTAGTTGGGCTGTCACACAACCAGCACCTACACAAAACGCTGATGTATCAGCAATCAAGCCGCTTTCAGTTACAAACAATGTCCGCAAAACCATATTAGAAAATGGGCTAACAGTCCTCACAAAAGAAGTTCCGACTGCACCAGTTGTGAGTGTACAAGTATGGTATCAGATTGGTTCGCGGGACGAAGCACCAGGAGTAAATGGGATTGCCCACCAATTAGAGCATATGCTATTTAAAGGTACTACCGAGCGCCCAATTCAGTTTGGACGTTTGTTTAGTGCTTTAGGAAGTGACTCTAATGCATTTACTAGCTATGACCAAACGGCATATTTTGGCACAGTCGAGCGTAGTAAGCTGCAAACATTGCTGACGCTAGAAGCAGACCGCATGCAAAACGCTTTGATAGACCCTCAGGAACTGGAAAACGAAAAACGAGTTGTCATTTCAGAGTTACAAGGATACGAAAACGAGCCAGGTTATCGCCTCAGCCGTGCTGTTATGCAAGCAGTATTTCCCAATAGCCCTTACGGATTACCTGTAGGTGGTACAAAAGCAGATGTACAAAAGTTTACAGTCGAGCAAGTACGTGAATACTACCGCAATTACTATAGTCCAGACAATGCAACGCTAATCGTTGTGGGAGATTTTGATACAAATACGGCATTGGCAGCGATTAAAGAAACTTTTGGTAAAGTAGCCAGTCGCAAGGTAGCAACGCTAAGCAGAACACAACAACTCAGGGCAATCTTAAGTCAAAATCGCCAACACAATCAA contains the following coding sequences:
- a CDS encoding manganese catalase family protein — its product is MFFHKKEPIHVVDINEANPRFAQLLLEQFGGATGELSAALQYWVQSFHVEHPGIKDMLQDIAIEEFGHLEMVGKLIEGHTKNVDQTEAYKSTLFAVRGMGPHFLDSQGNAWSATYLNEGGNVVRDLRANIAAEAGARQTYEDLIKLAPDEGTKKTLVHLLTREISHTQMFMKALDSLGKLTDPFFGEIQPDETVDIYYNLSTNGKQDERGPWNSEPTFRYIADPVADKH